Genomic DNA from Chloroflexota bacterium:
GCGTTCCGCCGGGCGTCCATCCCTCATTGCATTCGGGACAATTGCCTACGTGGACGCGAAATTCGCCCGCGTACTATAGCCCCGTAGCGAAGCGGAGTGGGGGCGGGCGACCAGCCAACGGCTCACGCGGGGCAATTTCAATTGCCATTTTACCGGCGGGCATACTACAGTTTCGAAAAAAGAGGTGTTTGAAGAATAGCATAGTGAGAAGGTAAAAAGAACTACCAGATGGGGGGTTTTTTATCCCCCACCTGGTAGGGTGGCGCCGAGGTTTCGGCTCTATGCCCGCTCGCGGGTCTGGAGCGATCATCAAGATTAGAATTCAGCGTTTCAACGCCGCGTTCACTTCATCGAGATGTTCACCCTGGTGCAACGCGAGCACGATCCCGCGTTTGTTGTAGGTGTAGATTTCTTCGAGTAATGCTGGCGGAAAACTTTCCAGTCGTTTGTCCAGTTGTTGAGCCGATTCAATCGCGATCCGCGCGGCGGCGCGCGGCGGGATCGCCGCCCACAGAGCGGGAGCGATAGGTCGTTCACAAAAATATCAATTTCTGGGATGAAGAGTTTGCCATCGCGTTCGGTCATATCGAGGTCGTACATCACGCGGCGATCCCAGAATGCCAGATGCGCCAGAGCGATGGCGACAGTCCAGCGTTCGCCGACGGCGTGTTGCATTTCATCGTCGGACAAGCGCGCCGCCACTGCGCGAATGCGCTCGGTGGATGCGCGGTTTTGTGCAATTCCCACCTTTCCATTGCGCGCTTTGTTTGGCGTTTTTTACCCATTGAATACGCTGGTTTTTATAAAGTAACTCAAGCCCGCAAAAAAAGAACGCGCAATCACGCCTACTTTAATTCGGATCAAGCGTTCCATTATTTTGCTTTAGCGTCGCGTCGGTTCGCGAAGATTGAGGCGACGATAGACACGGTTAAGATGACAGCAATCACGCCGAGTGAAATGGCAATCGGGATTTTAATGTCGAGCGCGGCGATAATCATCTTGATACCGACAAAACCAAGCACCAGGGAAAGACCGATCTTTAGATAGCGAAACGTGCCTATTGCGCCTGCCAGCAGAAAGTACAACGCGCGCAGTCCAAGTATTGCAAAAACGTTAGACGTATATACTATGAATGGGTCGGTGGTTATGGCAAAGATGGCAGGGATTGAATCCAGCGCAAAAATGAGATCGGTGGTTTCGACGACGAGTAGCACGATGAACAATGGTGTTGCGACCAATTTGCCGCTCACGCGTGTAAAGAATTTTGCGCCATCATACTCTTGCGTAACAGGCATGATTTTTCGGAAGAGGTTGACGACAGGATTCTTTTCAGGATGCATGCCGCTTTCGTTCTGCGTCGCAAGTTTAACTGCAGTGTAAATCAGGAACGCGCCAAAGATGTAGATGATCCACTCGAATTCGTGAATCAATGCTGAACCGACGGCAATTAGAATGCCGCGCATGATGAGCGCCCCCAAGATGCCCCAAAATAATACCTTGTGTTGCAATTCCCCAGAGGTGTGGAAGTAAGAAAAAATGACGACGAATACGAAAATGTTATCCACACTGAGCGACTTTTCAATCAAGTAACCCGTGAGAAATTCGAGACCTTTCTCACTGCCCTGCATGTAAAAGATTGCCGCGTTGAATGCGAGTGCAACTGTAATCCACAGGAGACTCGTCAATAACGCCTCTTTGGGTTTAATAGTATGCGCTTTGCGATTGAATACACCCAAGTCCAGAGCCAGCATGATCGTGATGATTGTGGCAAAGACTGCCCAGTACAGAAATTCGTTCATGTTTTCTCTACTTACGAGTGTTCAAGACTGACAGATGAATTAACGATGCTGTCAAAACGCATAACGGTGTGCGTTACCCGCTGGTGGGCGGGACGAGACAACGCCTCTTTGATGGAACCAGCTTCAAGCCACGAAAAGCGCTTGAAAACGCGCAGACTCCCCAGCGTCGGGTGCACGCTTTGTTAGGCGCGTTTTCATGACAAGCAAATTACCAGACCAAGGTTACGCTCTGCTGCTTGCTCAACAAAACTCTTTAGAACGCCAAAATACTCTTCACAGTAACCGAAAGTATCGTCTTCTTCAGGATTGCGCTCCCAAATGTCTGGATAAATCTCTAACTTTGTCATTTCTATAGGGTCAAAACGGCTTTTGAGAAACTCGCCATCAATTGGCTTCAATGCCGCATTTATCTTGTGGACGTCATCCGATGTGAAAACTCGGGCAGGACCATAACCGACATCAATATCACCAACTTCACCCCCACCCTTTACTAGGAAATTCAGAGGTGCTTCGCCTTCCCACGCAGATTTGGTAAGCATGTAGTGTAGACCGTGCCACGCTTTGTCAATATCTATATCGGCGATTTCATCTTCGGCGAGTAGGAGTTCCGCTGGTTGTTCAGTTTTACCATTCTTTCGTCCAAAAACCTTGCTGAAGAAACCCGATGGTTCTACACGGGCATTTTCATACGGATCTGGATCAGCTGAAGCAATGACTTTCCAAATAAGTGGCGGATCGGCAAGGACTTTCTGAATATTTGTATCGCTCAATGTGTAAATTACTAAGCACATGCTCATATTTCATTTTCCTTGAAGCGCCTAACTATGACTTAAGCGGACAAATTTCCGCATGAGACCCCGCTGGGATTGTTATACAGAATTCTTTCTGTATAATTACCTATGTGCGGATTATATAACAACTCCCAGGAAAGGTAAATGACATTGGGTAGCTCGACAAGGCTTTGTCATTGTCATTTCGACGAGCCGCGAAGCGTTTGCGAGGAGAAATCTCTGGTCGCGCAGGAAAAAGATTTCTCGCTTCGCTCGAAATGACAGCCTGGCGCGACTTTGACAAAGCCCTAGCAAGTCCCCTCTACTTGATCAACCCCAGCCGAATCGCCTTCACCGCGGCTTGCGTGCGGTCGTTCGTCCCCAGTTTTTGCAGGATGGTATGCGCGTGTCCTTTAACTGTTCCGACGCTGAGACTCAACACATCCGCAATCGCTTGATTCGTCAAGCCCTCAACCATCAAACGCAAAATATCTTTTTCACGCGCGGTCAGCGGCTCGATGTTTTCGGGTGGCGTGTCTTTACCGCCTGGCTCATTCTCCAAGTTGCGTAAGACGCTTTTGAGAAATTGGCTATCCACCATCGAAGTGCCGCTCGCCACCGCATAGATCGTCGCGAGCAAATCTTCCCGCGCGATGTCTTTGAGCACGAATCCCACCGCGCCGGCGGACAGCGAACGCAAGAGGTACGCGGTGCTGCGATACGTCGTCAGCATGATCACGCGCGCCGACGACTTGGCATTCATCAATGTTTCCAACGCCTGAATGCCATCCATCCCCGGCATTCGCACATCCATCAACACGACGGTCGGTTTGAGTGCCAGTGCCATGCGAACCGCTTCGTCGCCGTTTTCCGCTTCGCCGACGATCCGCACGCGCGGCACGTTGAGCATACTGCGTAACCCAGTGCGTACCATCGGATGATCGTCGGCGATGACGATGGTGATTTCCGAATTCATGTCACTGCTCATTCACGCTCCTCTGAAATGCCGCGAGGGGTATCCGTACTGAAATGCGCGTGCCGTGCCCGAGCTGGCTCGTGATCTCGCACGCGCCGCCCAGCATCTTGGCGCGTTCCCGCATACTGATCAAACCAAGCCGCTCGGTCTCATTCGTCAAGGCGGCAAGATCGAAACCACAGCCGGAATCCTGCACCTGCAAAAATAGATTGTTGGCATCGGATTGCAAATCCAGTTTGATGGTGTCCGTATGGGAATGTTTGCGCGCATTCGCGAGCGCCTCTTGCGCGATGCGAAAGATCGCGGTTTGGACCGCGGGACTCAATTCAATTCCATCCAAGTTAATCTGGGTTTCAGCGCGCCAACCTTCCTCCACGCACACATCAAGCACATAACGCCGCAGACCTTCCGCCAGACCCCAATCCTCCACGGCGGTCGGACGCAGTTCGGTGATGACGCGGCGCGCTTCGGCAATCGCGCTTTGGATCAACGCGCGACTCTCCTCCAACTCGTGCCGCGCCGGCGCGTCCACGACCTGGGCGATCATCGAATTCAACGTTTGCAGGTGCATGTTCGCGCTAATCACGAGTTGCGTCAATCCATCGTGCAAATCCAATCCAATCAGGCGACGTTCTTCATCTTGAATCTGCGCCATCTTTTGCATCAGCGTCCGCACGCGCTCTTCGCGTTCAGCCAGACTGGTATACAGACGCGCGTTGCCCAGTGCAACCGCCGCTTGATCGGCGAGGAGACTCAAAATCCGTACGTCTTCACTCGTAAAGGTGCGCCGCGCGTCCAACACAATGTGCAACACACCCAGGATTTGTTCGCTCAGTTTCATCGGGAACGCAGCGGTGGAGGGCGCGGACCAACTTTGCGTATCGCCGGAATTGAACAGCGGTTCGCTCAACGCACCGTGGACGACGTGCGGTTGCCCAGTCGAGGCGACCACCGCGACGAGACTATCGGGACGCGGCGGCGTGGTCGCGCTGCTCCCATGCCTGCCGGCACTGGCGACCAGTTGCAATGCCCGCGCCGCGTCATCGCGCGTAAAAATGTACACGTTCGACGCCTCGACGAGACCCAGGACGCTCGTGGCGATGGTGTTCAACACCTGGTCGAGATCGAGCGTGCTCGTAATGTGGAGACTCACCTGACGCAGTGTTTCGAGTTCCGCGAGACGCGCTTTCAAGCGCAACTCGCGCGTGGCGAGGTCGGTCATCATGTTGTTGAATGCTTCGGCGAGCCGCTTGAGTTCGTCGGTCGTGTTGACCGTGACCGGCTGTTCGAGATGACCCGCCGCGACGCGATCCGCGCCGCGCAGCAACGCCAGGATGTTTTGATTCATGCCGCGCGCGAGGCGTGTCGCAATGAACGCGGCAATCACCGTCATCGTGATCGGAACGACCAGACTGACGAGGATGGCGGTACCGACCGCCGCCCACAAATTCTGTTGCGCCTCGGCTAATTGTTGCGCCTCATGCGGCTGGATCTGTCCGACAATGACGCGTTGACCCGCCTGAAACATTTCGGCAAAGAAACGCGCGTACAACGATTGCTGTTGATCGCGATCGCTGATCAATTGCGAGCCGATGTTTTGCAGGCGCGCGAACTGCGCGTCAATCCGATTCGCGCCGTCCGCCTCTGTCGCACGGTTCGCCATCGCGCGATACTGGGTCGCGTACTGCTGAAACTGGATCGTCGTCGCCGTAAATTGCGCGCGCGTGTTATCGTCCGGCAGGGTGAGATACGCGGTGACTGCCAGCAACATCCCCTGCGCGTTTTCGTTCATGCCATTGACCACGCGTTGGAAATCGGGATCGGTTCCGCGCAAGGGGAGCACTTGACTCAGCAACAAACCGGTCAGTTGCGTCTCCGTGTCGAGCATGATTTCCAAATCGCTGGTCTGTTTGTCGTGCAGGCGAATCAAGTCCTTGCCGAGGTTGGCGGCATTCTGCCGCGTCTGCGCGAGTTCATTCGCCCAACGGCGTTCTTCATCGGTCGCGGCGAGCGATTGATACGTCGCCACGCTCGCGCCGAAAAGTGTGATTTGATCTTCGAACTGGGTTGCAAATCCGGCGGCGCCTTCAAGGTGATAGCGGTAGAGCGCGGCTTCGGCGTTGCGGAGTTTTTCATGCGTCTCGACGGCAGCCAACTGGCGCACGCGCGCGCTTTCGATCACTTGAAGCGAGGAGGATACGGAGCGCGCGAGAAAGAAAAGCGCGAGGATGTTGATGATGACTGCCAAGCCAAAGAGGAGCATCAGCACGAGCAGGCGCGTGCGGATGCTAATGTTTTCGATTCGATTGAGCAATCTATGCCAGACCTGGGTCAATCCCATCGCCCATCCAAAACTCAGCGCGACGATTCGATAGCCAACTAACTCTAGCGTATTCTTCTACAAACACGATCACAACTGCATGATACAAGAATCAAGTATCATCGTCAATTGGAGCCGCCCGCGTGAAAATCTCGCGCCGACTGGTGTTGCTCTATGCTAGGTCGCGCTTGGCTGGGTTCGCCGCACAAAATGTCGAAACGACGGTAAACCGTTCACGTCCATGCGCGCCGGCGACGATGCCATCCCCGCAACGCAACCAGGCGTGAGCCACCATCTTTTCCGGCGCGGTCGTATCTTTGGCAACACCCAGGTAGAGCGTGGCGGGAATGCCGCGGCGCTGCAACAGGATGACGGCGGCTAGCGACTCGACCAGACACGTGCTCAACCACGGCACGCGCGCCGCGACGGCATGCACTGCCCAACCGATGCACGCGGCTTGTGCCGCGCGCACAGAATCGAGCGTGACGGCATCAGCGCCTTGCGTCAAGCCCAGCCCGTCGGCAATGCGGCGGAACGGAAACAAGTGAATTGCCGCGCGCATCATGCCAAGCCAGACCAATGCTTCGAATAACAACCAACGCTCCGACCAGGACGTGGCGCGCAATTTACGCAGACGGTTTATCCAGCCCATGCACCATCTGCTCGCTTTCCAATTCAGCCAGGAAATGCAGGACATCGTTGGCGATCTGCTCCGGCGTGCCCGCGAATTCCTGGCTCAATTGCCGGCACAATTCGTCCACGCGGCGCGGCGTCTCCAATAATTCCCAGATGCGTTTGCCGATCTGATCCAGCGCGATATAATTGTCGCTTGCCAGATTGAGGATCACAATGTCTTGATCCACCGCGCGGCTCACCAACCCTTCAGCGCGCACAACGCGCGTGTTCAATTCAATTGTCATCTACTCTTCTCCACTGCTCACTGCTCACTGCTCACTGCTCACTGCTCACTGTTTACTGTTCACCATAACCAAATCGTCGCATCGTTTCACCATGTGTTTCGATCAATCGTCGCGCCAAATCAGGCGGCAACTCTTCCCGCCACGCGCCGACTTGCCCGCGTCGGAAAAATGCGCCGGACGCGGCGACGGATCGTTCGCGAAATCCCTGGGTCTGTTCCTGTCTTTGCAATTCCGAAAAATCGGAAAAGGCGACGGCGTGACGCACGCGCGTCGCGTCCCAGGGCAACCCGCAGAAACGCACCACCGCGCCAAACACGGTTTCTGGATCGCGGCGCAGGTCTTCGTAGCGCACCACATGCACGCGCAGACCTGATTCGTCGAGCCAGGAACGCGCGTGCCCGCTCCACGAGCCAAGCGATTGGCGCAGTTGATCGGACAGTCCGCCGAGCGAACGCGACGTGGCGAACGTTGGATCGCAGAGATTTTCGACTGCCTTTGCCACGCTCACGCCATAATGATGCGCGACCGACATTGCCATGTCCAACGGATTTCGTAAAATATAAATCACGCCGGCAGTAACATCGCTGGGAAAAAGCGGCTCGCCGCGATCCGTGCGCGCCCACGCGTCGTGAACTTTCATGTAGAGCATGTCCGGCGTTTCCCGCGCGAGACAACGATACACGCCGGGACGCAAGCGCGCGATGACGGCATCGCTCAATGCCGACGCTTCGACGCCGACCCACTCGTCGAACCAGAGGCGCGCGCTCGCGATCGGTCCGCCATCGAGCGCGTTGATGTTGGCGGGCGCGTCCGCCGCGCGCAAATAATTCGTGAGCAATGCGCGCATCCAGGTGTTGCCGGATTTGGGGTAGGAAGCAAGCCAGGTTATCATCAGTCGTCAGTCGTCGGTAATCAGTATTCTAGCCACCTGATCGTTTGAAAAATGGACACGGATTAACATAGAATAACACAGGTAATCAAGGAAAAGAAATCGAGACTGTGGTACGGGGTGTCCCTCCAAATTTTGGAACACTCAACCTTGCGAAGGTTTTGACGACAAATCAAATAGGATTGCCGTTCAACCTGCGCAAGGTTTTTTCACCACCCAAAAACTTGACGCACACCCTGTGGTACGTCCGCTGATGCGGATGTGCCAACTCGAGCGTTTTGATGTAAACTAGAGCTATGAACCCAACACCCTCCAGCACCTCATCCAAACTACTTACTAACAATTCTATCACATCTCATACCCACTACAAATGGGGGTACCACGGCAATTCTCGTTGAACCAAATACGTTGCGGCATCCGAGAATCAAGACCTCGGCGTGCTCAAAATGATTGCGTAAGAACCCCGATGCGCCACCGACTCAACTTGCTTCAGCACCCGCCGGAGTTAAAGTTGTGACGGAGATCGGTAACCGGGCTATCGTCTCAACTGGTCCGACATTTTTAACGGAGGAAACTATGCCAATCTATCTACGACGCATCTTGATGCGCGTGATCATAGTGTTCGTTTTGTGTCTCGGCATCGGCGTTGGAATTGTGTTCGATCACCAGGTCCTCGCCGCGCAAGCGCAGACGCCCACGCCAGCCGGACCCGATATGCAATTGATCGCCGAAGCGTGGAGCAAGATTGACCAACACTATGTAGACAAGAGCGCCAAGCAAACCAAGCCGCTCACGTATGGCGCGATCAGCGGCATGGTCAACGCGCTCGGCGATACCGGGCACAGCACGTTTATGACGCCGGAGATGGTCAAGGCGCAACACAATTTCCGGCAAGGGGCGTACGAAGGCATCGGCGCGCAACTGGAATCGAAGGATGGACACCCGGTCATCATCGCGCCGTTCGATAATTCGCCAGCGCAACGCGCCGGCTTGCGCGCGGGTCACATCATTCTCAAAGTCAACGGCGACGTGGTTACGGGTCTGCCGTTGGAACAAGTGATCAGCCGCGTCCTGGGTCCGGCTGGCACAGCGGTCACGTTGACGATCCTGGATCCGCAAACGAACCAGACGATGGATCTGACCATCGTGCGCGCGCGGATCACGCTGAACAATGTGACGTGGCAACAGTTGCCCGGCACAACGCTCGCGCATTTACGGATCGCCGCGTTCAGCCAGAACACCAGCCGCGATCTGCGCGCCGCGCTGACCGAGATTCAGCAACAGGGTATGACCGGCATCATTTTGGACTTGCGAAATAATCCCGGCGGATTGTTGAGCGAAGCGACCACCACCGCGAGTCAATTCTTGTCGAGCGGCGATGTGCTTTTGGAAAAAGACTCGCAGGGACAAATCCGTCACATCGCGGTACGCCCTGGCGGACTCGCAACCCAGGTTCCGCTCGTGGTCTTGGTCAATCGCGGGAGCGCGAGTGCGTCCGAGATCGTGTCGGGCGCGCTGCAAGACGCACAGCGCGCGACGCTGATCGGCGAGACGACCTTCGGCACCGGCACCGTGCTCACCGAGTTTGGGCTGTCCGACGGCTCGGCGTTGATGCTCGCGATCCAAGAATGGCTGACGCCGAATGGACGCGTGATTTGGCACAAAGGGATCATCCCGGATAAAACGGTCACACTGCCGGTGACCGCGCGTCTGTTGATGCCGGAAGGGGAACGCAATTTGACGGCGGAGCAACTGCGCGCGAGTGAAGATCAACAATTATTGCGCGCCATCGAAACACTCATAAAGTCCGCGCAACAAGATAATCCATTCCCAGTTCCAACCGACGCGTCCACAATCGAGGTGTCGCAACTCTTGGCGCTCAACCTGGACTATTTCCAGCGATTTGCTTTTGTGTAATGACAAGACCGTCTCTGATTCAGAGACGGTCTTGTTTTATTCACCATCAGGCGCGTTGGATTTGCGATGCGGCAAGCGCAGACTCACGCTTCAACAGCCCGCGATTGCGCGCATCCCCTGCAAAATCGGATCGGTTGTCCCGCGTGTGTTCTCGCAAAACTCGGCTCTCCAGGTAGCTGGGTCGCCGGCGATTTGAGCGCCGAGGACAAACATTACGCCATAGCCGCCGGCGCGGCGCGCCAACACCATGAAAACATTCGCAAAGTTGGCGAGGGCTTGGGCGCGATCCGTCGCATGTCCCACCGCTTCAATCGTCAATGGATAAAAGTCGCCGGCGGGACCTTCCAGTTTCACTGTCAGTTCACCGACCTTGGTTCCCGGACCACCCAAGGGCGCGGTGAATTCCTTTTGCCGCGCGAGTTTAATGGAACGTCCGGCGGGAACGACAGGATCAATCTGGTTGGGATGATCCAATCGCAAATCAATCAACGGCTCGGCATTTCCAATGGAAATCAAAGTGTACTTGGTGCTGTTGAACGAATCCGCGCCGGCGGTATTGCGCGTTCGCGTGATCCAGTACACCGGATCAACGGTCTGGTCAATCGCCGCGCTCAAGTTCGCGGACGAGTCAAAAGCCAACACCGCGTCTGGCGCGTTCGCCAAGGAATATACCGCGCGTTTGCCAAAGTACGGTCCGAGCGACTTGCTTTTTTTCATCTCGAACGTTGCTTCAACCACGAATTGCGAAGCCATTTAGCACTCCTTTTTTGACCTGGGTCGCTAGCGCGATTGTAACCACTTTGCCGATGCCAAACTACTTTGTTGTGCGAAAATTTGAAGGCGCACCTCCTTTCTGCTCATCCGATTGCGTCACAGTCAAAGGTCGAGTTGGATCGTCGTGACCACATTCACCGCGCCGTACTTGAGCGCATAGTAGCCAGGTTCGAGTTGTGCGTAAACGATCCGCGTATCCTCAGCGTTGCCGGCAATTTTCTGGACACTCCTTTTCAACCACCATAACTCCTCAGGTCGCGGATCAACGACGAGTGTGGGCGTCGCTTGCTGTAAATAGAAAACCGCCCAGCGACTAGTCCAGCGCGTAGAAGGCGCAAGCGCGATGACCTGCTCGGTCTTTAGCGTCGGCACAGTGATGCCCGCTAACGCGTCAACCTCATCTACCGGTTCCCATACCTCGTTCACGCGACGCCACAGTCCGTACAGCGCGGTGCCTGCCCAGAGCACATCGTCCTTCGCAAGAATTTGCGTGACCGTGGCATCGTGCGGTAAATCGCCGCCGTCGAGTCGCGTCCATTCCCAAGCATGGTTGCGCGAGACGCCTTTGAACGCGCCGCTCGTCGTGCCCGCATACACCGCGAATTCCGGCGCGGCGCTGACGGCAAGGCAAAGCACCGCCGAATCATTCAGGTTTGCTTTCGTCGCAACCTGGATTTGATGTTGCGTTTCGCCATTCTGGTCAATCTGCAATTGCCAGATACCGACGTTGCCCGTGCCGACGTAAACCGTCGCGTCGTTCGACGCGAGACACGTGACCAAATCATCGGCTTGGCGATTTAAGACAACCATCTTCCACGAGCCATTCGCGGCGCGCGTCCACACTGCGTTGTAGCCAGCGATGCACAATGCCGATACCGCGTTCGTCGCGATGGCGAGATCGAGCGCGAGCCGACCTTCGAATTGCGTGCCATTTTGCGGGTTGTAGAATGTCCAGGTCGGATTCGGATGCAACGCGCCCAAACCGCTCCCCACAAATGGGTCGTCGTTCGAGGGAGTGGCAAGTGCAAAGAGTCGCCCATGTTTGGCGTTCTTCCATGCCGCGACCTTGCGCCACCGGGCA
This window encodes:
- a CDS encoding TerC family protein, whose translation is MNEFLYWAVFATIITIMLALDLGVFNRKAHTIKPKEALLTSLLWITVALAFNAAIFYMQGSEKGLEFLTGYLIEKSLSVDNIFVFVVIFSYFHTSGELQHKVLFWGILGALIMRGILIAVGSALIHEFEWIIYIFGAFLIYTAVKLATQNESGMHPEKNPVVNLFRKIMPVTQEYDGAKFFTRVSGKLVATPLFIVLLVVETTDLIFALDSIPAIFAITTDPFIVYTSNVFAILGLRALYFLLAGAIGTFRYLKIGLSLVLGFVGIKMIIAALDIKIPIAISLGVIAVILTVSIVASIFANRRDAKAK
- a CDS encoding YfbM family protein, whose protein sequence is MSMCLVIYTLSDTNIQKVLADPPLIWKVIASADPDPYENARVEPSGFFSKVFGRKNGKTEQPAELLLAEDEIADIDIDKAWHGLHYMLTKSAWEGEAPLNFLVKGGGEVGDIDVGYGPARVFTSDDVHKINAALKPIDGEFLKSRFDPIEMTKLEIYPDIWERNPEEDDTFGYCEEYFGVLKSFVEQAAERNLGLVICLS
- a CDS encoding response regulator transcription factor, whose product is MSSDMNSEITIVIADDHPMVRTGLRSMLNVPRVRIVGEAENGDEAVRMALALKPTVVLMDVRMPGMDGIQALETLMNAKSSARVIMLTTYRSTAYLLRSLSAGAVGFVLKDIAREDLLATIYAVASGTSMVDSQFLKSVLRNLENEPGGKDTPPENIEPLTAREKDILRLMVEGLTNQAIADVLSLSVGTVKGHAHTILQKLGTNDRTQAAVKAIRLGLIK
- a CDS encoding GAF domain-containing protein — its product is MGLTQVWHRLLNRIENISIRTRLLVLMLLFGLAVIINILALFFLARSVSSSLQVIESARVRQLAAVETHEKLRNAEAALYRYHLEGAAGFATQFEDQITLFGASVATYQSLAATDEERRWANELAQTRQNAANLGKDLIRLHDKQTSDLEIMLDTETQLTGLLLSQVLPLRGTDPDFQRVVNGMNENAQGMLLAVTAYLTLPDDNTRAQFTATTIQFQQYATQYRAMANRATEADGANRIDAQFARLQNIGSQLISDRDQQQSLYARFFAEMFQAGQRVIVGQIQPHEAQQLAEAQQNLWAAVGTAILVSLVVPITMTVIAAFIATRLARGMNQNILALLRGADRVAAGHLEQPVTVNTTDELKRLAEAFNNMMTDLATRELRLKARLAELETLRQVSLHITSTLDLDQVLNTIATSVLGLVEASNVYIFTRDDAARALQLVASAGRHGSSATTPPRPDSLVAVVASTGQPHVVHGALSEPLFNSGDTQSWSAPSTAAFPMKLSEQILGVLHIVLDARRTFTSEDVRILSLLADQAAVALGNARLYTSLAEREERVRTLMQKMAQIQDEERRLIGLDLHDGLTQLVISANMHLQTLNSMIAQVVDAPARHELEESRALIQSAIAEARRVITELRPTAVEDWGLAEGLRRYVLDVCVEEGWRAETQINLDGIELSPAVQTAIFRIAQEALANARKHSHTDTIKLDLQSDANNLFLQVQDSGCGFDLAALTNETERLGLISMRERAKMLGGACEITSQLGHGTRISVRIPLAAFQRSVNEQ
- a CDS encoding lasso peptide biosynthesis B2 protein gives rise to the protein MNRLRKLRATSWSERWLLFEALVWLGMMRAAIHLFPFRRIADGLGLTQGADAVTLDSVRAAQAACIGWAVHAVAARVPWLSTCLVESLAAVILLQRRGIPATLYLGVAKDTTAPEKMVAHAWLRCGDGIVAGAHGRERFTVVSTFCAANPAKRDLA
- a CDS encoding PqqD family protein; the encoded protein is MTIELNTRVVRAEGLVSRAVDQDIVILNLASDNYIALDQIGKRIWELLETPRRVDELCRQLSQEFAGTPEQIANDVLHFLAELESEQMVHGLDKPSA
- a CDS encoding sulfotransferase domain-containing protein, with product MITWLASYPKSGNTWMRALLTNYLRAADAPANINALDGGPIASARLWFDEWVGVEASALSDAVIARLRPGVYRCLARETPDMLYMKVHDAWARTDRGEPLFPSDVTAGVIYILRNPLDMAMSVAHHYGVSVAKAVENLCDPTFATSRSLGGLSDQLRQSLGSWSGHARSWLDESGLRVHVVRYEDLRRDPETVFGAVVRFCGLPWDATRVRHAVAFSDFSELQRQEQTQGFRERSVAASGAFFRRGQVGAWREELPPDLARRLIETHGETMRRFGYGEQ
- a CDS encoding S41 family peptidase, with amino-acid sequence MPIYLRRILMRVIIVFVLCLGIGVGIVFDHQVLAAQAQTPTPAGPDMQLIAEAWSKIDQHYVDKSAKQTKPLTYGAISGMVNALGDTGHSTFMTPEMVKAQHNFRQGAYEGIGAQLESKDGHPVIIAPFDNSPAQRAGLRAGHIILKVNGDVVTGLPLEQVISRVLGPAGTAVTLTILDPQTNQTMDLTIVRARITLNNVTWQQLPGTTLAHLRIAAFSQNTSRDLRAALTEIQQQGMTGIILDLRNNPGGLLSEATTTASQFLSSGDVLLEKDSQGQIRHIAVRPGGLATQVPLVVLVNRGSASASEIVSGALQDAQRATLIGETTFGTGTVLTEFGLSDGSALMLAIQEWLTPNGRVIWHKGIIPDKTVTLPVTARLLMPEGERNLTAEQLRASEDQQLLRAIETLIKSAQQDNPFPVPTDASTIEVSQLLALNLDYFQRFAFV